A window of Chryseobacterium shandongense genomic DNA:
CATATTGACAGTGACGGATTTCTCCAGATTACCGATCGTAAAAAAGAGATGTTTAAAACTTCAGGCGGTAAATATATTGCTCCGCAAACCATTGAGAACCTTGCGAAAGCATCCAAGTTTATTGAGCAGATCATGGTTGTGGGCGATGGCGAAAAAATGCCGACTGCACTGATACAACCTGATTTTGAGTTTGCCAAAAGCTGGGCTCAGAGAAACAACCTGAATATAGGTTCCACACCACTGGAAATTGCCAACAGTAATGAGCTTAAAGAAAGAATAGAAAAAGAAATTAAAGACATCAATGAACATTTAGGAAACTGGGAACAGATCAAAAAAATTGAACTAACCCCTGAAATCTGGAGCATTGATACGGGTCTTTTAACACCTACTTTAAAGCTGAAAAGAAAAGCTATCAAAGAAAAGTTTATCGACCTTTACAATAAAATGTATGACCGTAAGGAATAATATTTCAACTGCTCTAAGTTTTTTAAATTTCAACTAATGAATACGTTCACATATTTTGTGATCAATAGGAACGGGCTTCAGCCCGTTTATTTTTTTGTGCTAAAAAAGGCTTTAGCGAAATGTAATTTGTTTTGGCTAAAGCCAATCAAAATGAATCAACATTAAAACGGGCTAAAGCCCGTTCCTACTGAATAAAATTAAACCGCTTCTCTGAGGCGGCTTTTTACTCGCTTAGTTCAAGCGGATTCTTGTATTTTTCATTTTCTTCCCTTGCTTTTTCTCTTTGCTTTAACATTTCCTGCCCTTTTATAATCGTGGTTCCGTAGCTTGCCAGTACAGCGGCAGCATTTTCATCGGCTGTTTTTTGTGCCTGTTTTAATTTAGCCTGCGTTGTTTCTATAGCTCCGGTATATCTGCTTTTTTTAATGTTGATAAATTTGCCTTTCAATTGAGAGACGGACAATGATTTTACCAGTTCAAAATCAAAATCCTCTTTCTCGTCTGTTATTTTGATGATTAACCCCGGTAAACCGCTAAATTTCATAGGCCCATACGGAAGCGGAATTTCTGGAGCATACCATGCGATCCAGTTTCTTCCCTTAAACTTCACTTTCGCTTTTTTACAAGTAATGGTATTAATTATTCTGGTTTCATCTGCAAGTTCCCAGTTTGATATTACAGGTTGTTTATAGGTCAATAATGACATTGCTGCGGAATCAAAATATTGTACATTTTCATTAGTCTGGATGACGGTAAAGTTGAAATTTGTTTTTGGAATAACCGCATTGTCCTTGTAGCTAAGAGTTATGCTGCCATCATAATTTTTTGTCGTAACTCTTGAATTTTCCATTACCGAATCTCCTTTCAATGATATAGCACTTGCAAAAAATGCACGTCTGTTTCCTACCTGTAAGGTGAATAATTCTTCATATCGATTATCTGTTCGTTTATCGAACTTAGCTCTTAATCGATAGGTAAATTCACCTGTTAAACTATCCCCTTTGTATGATTGGGTATAATATAGTACACTGTATAACAATATTAAAAGTTGAAATATATTTTTATGGTAATTCATAAGAGGTATAATTAATCTATAAATACACTTATAGTAGAATAATTCCCACTATAAGTGCTTAATTGTTTTAGTTAAGATTAGATGCTAAATGTTGAGCATCAGACCCCGAATAAGTAGGAGTTTTACAGTAATTTTTTTCAATTTCATCAACCCAAGCATTTGCTTGTTGAGCAGTCCAATCTTGAGTAGTTGTTGCTGTAAAACCACATTTGGTAACCGCAATCCAGACCTTTCCTGCCTTTACTGTTTTAAGATCTTCGCGGGTTAATTTTTTAAATCTTTTCATTTCTTAAATAATTTTTTTTTCACCTACTTATTTTGCTAAAATTTCAACAGTGAAACTTCGGCTTTCCTTTCGGAGACAGGTTTTCGGTTTAGTCCTGCCCTTCTGTTGCAACATATTTTTAATAATGAATCAGCAATGAATATTAATTCAATACATTTCATTATTTAACAGCTTGAAAAAAATAAGTGTTTGTGCTTTTCGGAAGTAAATATAAAGAGAAATCACATGCTAAAAACAATAATTCCTTGTGATGAGAATTATATTCGTGACTTTATTACTTTTTAACTTTATTTATTCATATAAAATGAATTATGAATGTAAACTGTCATTCAGAGCGGAACGTAGTATAGTGTGGAATTTCAGTTTTTCAAAGCACTGTATGATTTTGTAAACAAAAAATTGCTTTGCCGCAACACTCCTCGCAATGACACATAAAAAAAGCTGCCTCCAATGAGACAGCTCCATATTCTGAAAAAATCGTTGCTAATTAAAATTTAATAACCGATTTCATTTTTTCGTTTTCTTCCATTACCAACTCGTCATCCACAAGGATTTTCCCTGAATGCTCATCAATAATGATTTTCTTTCTCTGAGCGATTTCCATCTGCTTCTGAGGCGGAATGGTAAAGAATGATCCTTTCGGAGCCCCTCTTTCAAGACCTACTACTGCAAGTCCGTTCGGAGAATTGGTTCTGATTCTGTTGTAAGAAGCCAATAATCTTTCGTCGATTTTCGCAGCAAATTCTTTAGACTGCTCAATAAGATATTCTTCCTCTTTTTTGGTTTCAGAAATCAAGCCTTCCAATTCTTCTTTTTTGAATTTAAGGTGATTTCTAAGATCGTCTATTTTTGCATTCAGCTCATCAAGCGTTTCGTTTTTGTGGCTGATTTTAGCCCCGAATTCTTTGATTCTTTTTTCAGCAAGCTGAATCTCAAGCTCCTGATATTCAATCTCTTTACTTAATGCTTCAAACTCTTTATTGTTTCTTACATTATCCTGCTGAGATTTGTATTTTTCAATTAAAGCTTTTGCATGGTTGATTACTTCATGCTTTGTTTTGATCTGGTCGTCCTGATCTTTGATATCCGCATGAAATTTTTCAGCTCTTTTTTCAAGACCTTCGATTTCAATTTCAAGATCCTCTACTTCGATTGGCAATTCTCCTCTTGTATTTCGGATTTCGTCCAATCTAGAATCAATGATCTGCAAATCGTATAAAGCTCTTAACTTCTCTTCAACTGAAATATCGTTGGTTTTTGCCATATTTTAAATGAAATAATTTACCGGGTTCGTTTTCTCAATAGATTTTGAGATTGCAAATGTACTAAATTTTTGTGATAAAATTTCAAATAATTGTTGAGTAACAAATTGTTCTGAT
This region includes:
- a CDS encoding GLPGLI family protein, encoding MNYHKNIFQLLILLYSVLYYTQSYKGDSLTGEFTYRLRAKFDKRTDNRYEELFTLQVGNRRAFFASAISLKGDSVMENSRVTTKNYDGSITLSYKDNAVIPKTNFNFTVIQTNENVQYFDSAAMSLLTYKQPVISNWELADETRIINTITCKKAKVKFKGRNWIAWYAPEIPLPYGPMKFSGLPGLIIKITDEKEDFDFELVKSLSVSQLKGKFINIKKSRYTGAIETTQAKLKQAQKTADENAAAVLASYGTTIIKGQEMLKQREKAREENEKYKNPLELSE
- a CDS encoding bacteriocin-like protein, coding for MKRFKKLTREDLKTVKAGKVWIAVTKCGFTATTTQDWTAQQANAWVDEIEKNYCKTPTYSGSDAQHLASNLN
- a CDS encoding zinc ribbon domain-containing protein: MAKTNDISVEEKLRALYDLQIIDSRLDEIRNTRGELPIEVEDLEIEIEGLEKRAEKFHADIKDQDDQIKTKHEVINHAKALIEKYKSQQDNVRNNKEFEALSKEIEYQELEIQLAEKRIKEFGAKISHKNETLDELNAKIDDLRNHLKFKKEELEGLISETKKEEEYLIEQSKEFAAKIDERLLASYNRIRTNSPNGLAVVGLERGAPKGSFFTIPPQKQMEIAQRKKIIIDEHSGKILVDDELVMEENEKMKSVIKF